Proteins encoded within one genomic window of Macrotis lagotis isolate mMagLag1 chromosome 3, bilby.v1.9.chrom.fasta, whole genome shotgun sequence:
- the MRPS18C gene encoding small ribosomal subunit protein bS18m isoform X4, with the protein MALPPASLALGRGELLTRLGSACFGRGGHTVPVLWRSCSQNTQLAKNEDLPVPMENPYKEPNKKCILCGKLVDYKNIQLLSQFVSPFTGCIYGRHITGLCGKKQKEITKAIKRAQIMGFMPVTYKDPAYLKDPKICNIKY; encoded by the exons ATGGCGCTCCCACCGGCTTCCCTGGCCTTGGGGAGAGGGGAGCTGCTCACGCGGCTGGGAAGTGCTTGCTTCGGCCGCGGGGGTCACACCG TTCCAGTACTTTGGAGAAGTTGTTCCCAGAATACACAGTTGGCCAAGAATGAAGACTTG CCAGTCCCAATGGAAAATCCCTACAAGGAACCAAACAAAAAATGTATCCTGTGTGGAAAACTTGTAGATTATAAGAACATACAG CTTTTGTCCCAGTTTGTTTCTCCATTCACTGGATGCATTTATGGAAGACACATTACAG gCTTATGTGGGAAAAAACAGAAGGAGATTACAAAGGCTATTAAGCGGGCTCAAATAATGG GATTTATGCCTGTTACTTACAAGGATCCAGCGTATCTGAAAGATCCCAAAATTTGTAACATCAAATATTGA